The Aedes albopictus strain Foshan chromosome 1, AalbF5, whole genome shotgun sequence genomic interval agaattcctggaggaacacctagaggaaactctggaggaatctctaggggaatcactagatgaattccactgaatgaattcctggaagagttcttggaaaaattactgaagaaatttgtgacagaatatcttgggaatttcttggaggaattgaggagtttttggaggaattcctggatcgagttctggagaaatttctggggtggctcctggaggaattcttgatggaatttctggggtaattcctggatggatccctgaacgaattcctggataagtccctggaagaattcctgggtaaaaactggaggaatacctgatgagaTTTATGGAGGGATGCCTTGTGGAATCCCgagagaggaatctctgaaggacgtCAGAAATATCCGGATAAATTCTAGGTGGAttccctggggaaatccttgaaggaaataaTGAAGCagcactgaagaaatcccagaaaatccttaaggaatcccaagaagagttcatggatggaattttcgaggaatcccatgcagcaatttctgagggaaactctggaggaattcatgaagaaactccaggtggaatcccgaaagcaattccaagaggaactcctaagggaatctctttacaattcctggagaaattccaggatgcatgcctggaggagttcgtgtaagaatgccaggagtaattcctgaaggaatcctttgatttttttatattttatattaaATTCCTTGGAgctgttcctgaaagaaccccagaataaattcccgagtgaatcccatgaggaatccctaggaATTCTCAGGACAGATTTCTATacgcttctgtaggaatctctggatacaattttgaaggaattcatgtctGTGGTAAATTCTAGACGAATTagagaagaaatccttggatgaactccAAAAGGATTTCTATacgcttctgtaggaatctctggatacaattttgaaggaattcatgtctGTGGTAAATTCTAGACGAATTAGAGAAGACATCCTTGGATGAACTCCAAAAGGATTGTTGGTTGAAAatttttggatttatttttgaatattctcTGTTAGAATAttgtgaatgaattcctggtagaaatttctgcagtaatacTTTGAATAATCCTAGATGGAACTATTGGAGCAAACTCCAgcggaatacttgaaagaataaaTATATGGataaatctatgaagaaatctctgaaggaatagcagcagaaataccttaaaggatgtatttaaggaatcgtgggagcaattcctgaagcatttcttggaaaagCCCAGAAACAATCACTTTCGGAACCCCGCAAGATGTCCATGGAGGAGTTCAGGaagcataaatttctggagaagtcccttgacgAATTGTAATCATTGTCATCATTGtaatcattggaaaaaaatcttgaagaaatacctggtttGATACTTATGGATAAAATCCTAAATTATTAGAATGATTAATTTAATGAGATATTTTTTtagaactctgaattattgagaATCTTGAGCTAActcgaaataaacataatttaTGGTGGTCAAGGGGGGTAAGCCTCGTTCCCCtgacccctctggctacgcctttgccttctgaaaatcttccagctCCACCTAAAATCATCCAGAAGTGCCTTCTAGAAGCCCTTCTGAAGTTGAATCTGAAAATCTACCAGAATTCTCCAGAAGATCTTTCTGAAagctctccaagagttccttgtgaGAATGCTTCATAAGGTTATTTTGGGAAcattccaggagttatttcatatgagtgctccaggagttccttatgatatagatgaaaaaaaaatgtctttcGTGCAAAAGTATTATCCTATTATGACCCTACGACTGGAGGAGGGCAGATTGGCGGTGCACCGCCGCGGTGGTTCTTGTAATCAtttttcttctgaattttcatctcagaattcttttagaacaAAGAAGTCTTTGTGGgcactcatccaagaattccatctagaaattactccaggaatttcttccgggattcattccttcagaagcttcatctaaggatttctccaggaatgctttctgTTAGAGCCCTCTCAAAATTGCATGTcttgatttctccaaaaattctttatatggtttcttccgaaaattctatCTGGCGAAACGGACCAGATGCGATGGTTAAAGTGCATGTCTTTCACATCGAGGACCTGGCATCAAAGCCCACCTCCTGGAAAAGGAACCAGAAGAAACTCTCTAACCCTGTCGAAAATACGGGAGAAATTCCAATGACGTGACGAGTTTGGATTACCTTCAAAACACTCGTGGTGGATTTCAAGaacgaattccaagatggatccTCAGAAGAGATACCTGCAGGAGAGTGGAACTTCATGAGAAGGATTTTCTGggagaataccagaaggaactctGTATGAAAATGTTTGTAGCAATCCCAGTAAtaattgtggagcctcgtggtcAATCGtgtaaaatttcagctcgatcggagaaactgtattttagcgccagccgtttttagttttcatacgatttactatggggaaaatcactttttcaaagaaaaatcaccacaggtttCCCCTTAACCCTTAAAAatgaatcgatgaatgatttctgttggaaattttatgaggaataaaccctctgaagaccgcaaagcgatctaaggcatgtggaaaaagttattgactgaaaaccgaatggcatgccaactctgttcaacatgtaaggaataacaataaataataaaatctcgtcattttatcgatcggttaaggcttaataactttttccacgaatgttgcatcgctttgcggtcttcggaggtctgattcctcgtgaagttgtcTACAtgaatcattcaacgacttatttttagggtccaattagtgacctcaagcgatttttctttgaagaagtaaattttccccatagtaaatcgtatgaaaatctaagaatggcgggcgctaaaatatagttattccgatcgatctgaaattttgcacagttgatatgggaccaaaatggtacttaaaaagtatacaggagttggagttttctcattttttatattttcccatacaaaccgtgtaccaggctagtggtCATACGGTTAGCGTCACCACGCGTATGAACGTGCCATGCCATGGGGTCAGGGTTCGATTCCGAGTGATGAAtctttttcgcaagaaatgtttcttcttcgtatccactggtgtgtcgtgtcctttgtctagtgtcAACTTtcgtacagcctctggctgaagacggtgtccgtgtctttaaaatgcCCTGAAGTGAAGCCCTCTGTTTTGGTGCTATTTCGATAACATGCATATTTTTGCAAGTGAGTGCTCTCATTCCTACTAATAGATGATTTCTCGATAGAACTCTTAATGATTTCCTAGAGGAGTCCGAAAAGATTTTgataggaattccaacagaaactcttagagaaatcctaACAAACATATTTCTAAACGAAGTTTATCATGCTTCCTAGTGGCATCCTTCTAGACGTAGTCCCACAaacattcttgaatgaattccagaaaaaaacctaTCGAGTAATctcggaagtatttctggaggaatctataaagATTACTCAGAAGAATCCCATGTGTTTTCTCAAAGGTACCACAGAAGAAACTTTTACAGGCATTCGAGTAAGAATCACTTATTaaacttctggaagtattctcGGGGAACAATGGGCCAGAATCAGCATcccagcattcgattcaacatggtgtccaatgtttttgttgctTGATTCGTGGCAAAAGAGcttgaaacatcgacactgcttcgctgttaCGAATAATAGTCATCTGAAAtttgtaatttccgaaataagcactaacAACACACAAGCCACACAGCCGAATCAGAAGCAAGTTTtagggttcttcttcttctttatggctcgacgttcgcattggaacttggcctgcctcgcttcaaattagtgttcttagagcacttccacagttattaattgaagggctttctttgcctgccattgcatgaatttgtacattgtgtggcaagtacaatgatactctatgcccagggaatcgagaaaattttcccgaccggaacgggaatcgaacccgccgtctccggattggcgatccatagttttAGGGTAAACTGACCAGAAATTGGGTACCAAAACACGAGGTACCAAAACAATGATGGTAAGTGGGGCAATGTATCGAGTTCGAAAGCGGTGTCAGTGTCACCTTTACATTTACAATAAATCTGATTGTTTGGTACCAAACATTCCCATTTATTTTCAGCAATGTTCAATAACGCTGCACTGTAGGTCTAgccactttaatgcttgtaatgcatctcgaATGTGTTTCTAGCAATTACGGCAAGAAAAGTGGTAGAAATACTCAATTCTATAATTTTTGCCGGATTCTGTGTATGGCTGTGTATCTGTAGACTAGGCTAGACTGGATAAATAACCCCCTCAGAATAGAATTGTTGGGCGACAAAGACaagaggcacagacaaacagacgtaacacttagaacctTTTTCCTGGCTTATcacatggtgaatatttttccatgaaatacTGCGTTGTGTAACAACTTCAACAGAAGTTGCTAGTGCAAAACGTTGAACGCGAAGAAAGACGATGAGTGTTCCTCTCGTTGTGAAAACGTAAAAACCTTGGTCAGTCGTAATTTAGtcagtgatacgtctgtttgtctctgctaGTGGCTTTACATACATGAGTTAGAAAACGTAGAGTTTCTTGATCCACGCGAAGCCATGTTGCCATGCCAACTGGTCAACGGCATTGCATAATTGATGCTAATTTGCTAAATCTCACAGTGCTTGGCTAATCAAAGTGCTCGATGAAAGCATATATCGAGCTATACTAATGTACTACCGTGAAATAGGGCTACCACAATATGCGTAGTTCCGGTAGTGCAGCGTTCATATCAAATTTGATGTAATAATTGTGATGACTCAGTTATATGATAAATTGTATGCTTTATGTCCACATGACTTAGAAGAAATTCACGTGACATGTAATTTTCTTAATTTTAATCTTAGTATTTTCACTGGAGTTAACTTTTTCGATCAACTTCAGTGATGTTTATGTTTCCTAAACGCTGATCAACTTTATAAAATTACATTTTGATGTTTTTCATTGATTACTTTAAATGTCTAAGTCGTTTGAAAGCCCTGCAAACCCTAAGAAATAAATTATGATGTGGAAAAATATTTCATAACATGCAGAGAACTGAAAGCTATCAAAGCtgtcccattttacggtacctaaTATATACCGCCAACAACAAGTGATTCATCTTACATCGTTTCAGCAAGCAAATGGTGTGAATTTGATTATAGGAGGGAGACTTGTTTATTGTTTGTTCAATTCGGTGCTTCAGAACCATTGGACACGCTCTACCTACGCAATAATGTCGAACAATTTGTTACATGCCAATTGGCCGATCCCTGTTTTGCATTTTTGTTCGGTTTCGAAAACCGAAGTTCCGAAGTGAAATTACGAACGATTCGCAAAATATTTCCTAACGTCGGACGGTAGTGTTCAGTGAAGCGTTAAGTTACTCACCTATAACGGGTCCCACGAACAGATAGAACAGACCGGAAAAGAGCAGCTGGATGCCTGTCGCACCCGGAAGCCGTTCGAGCGGAACGTGCGACGGAATGGCCAAGGCCATGAATACCGTCCGAAGGCCCTTGTTGAAGCCGATCCAACAGGCTACGGCCATGACCACCGGGTACGAATGGAAGTGCGCTAGGACTGAAATGCAGTTTGAGGTTGAAGTGACCATCTTAGCACATATGGGAGTAGACTTACCGACTCGGCCCAGCGCCATGTTGAGAACTCCAAACAGGAAGAACGTCCGATTCTCCCAGCCGATCTTGCCGGCGATGAACGGTATCGTGAAGCGGCAGAAGATGTCCATCGCGCCGAGGAAGGACATTGCCAGCGCGATCTGTTCTTTGGTCAAACCGAAATCCCCGAGAACGAACGGCGTCAGGACGGAGAAGTTCAGTTCGGCAAAGTTGGCGAGCGTTATGCCGACCATGATGTTCACGTAGACCAGGTCCTTCAGCAGGTCCAGATCGAAGAAGATAACCACTTTCTGGAGAAGGCTAAGTGGTGGTGGTGCGGGATCGTCCTCCTCCTGTACGGGGTCAACAGGTAGGGCTTTCCGATCCTCTTCGCAGGTGCAATGACAGCAGGATTCGTGATCGAGAATTTGCTCAAGCTTGCTGGACGCCATCTTGAGAACATCCTTCTCCCGGCTGAAGGTATTGGATCGCTTTCGAAAGCCGCCTTTGGCGCTGTTGTTATCGGCTTGGTATTGGCGTTCCGTCACAGTTTTGGGATATCTTTCAACGGCGCTGGATAGATTGGCGTAGGAAGGTCTCGATGAAGGGGCCCGACTGGGGGTTCCTAAATTCATCCGAGATCCGTACCAGCCGTCGTTTGCTCGCGAAAGCATTGGCGTTCCCGGGTCGATGATCTCGTAGCCCGTTGTGCAGGCATCGTCCGCGTTGTACAGGTACTGACTGGACAGGACGCTGTGATCCTTCCGTAGTGGGCGGGTTTGGGATTGGCAATACTGACAACGCTGTGCTTCGAGTTTGGCTTCTTCGACGTCCGGCGGAGGCAGGGGCTTCGCATGCCAATGAACCGGCTGTAGCAGTAGTGAACACACTATGGCGTTCATGGCGAACCCGGCGAAGATCAGGACGGTTCCGCCGACGCCGAACCGCGGTAAGAGGAAGGTGATGATGTGAGGAGCGATGATTGGACCGAGGGCAGTCGCCGTCCAGGAGAAACCGGTGGCGTAGCGCCGTTTGTCTTTGAAGTAGGTGTTCAGCGCTAGAGAGTTGGCCGAAGCGGTTATGCCAACGCCCGAGCCGTATAATACTGAAAAGGTCACGAGGTACACGAGAAAGGAGTTTGCCATGGAGGTCAAGGCCAGACCCAAGGTTACGAGCGATGCTCCGAAGAAGGCCACCTGCCGGAAGGTGAACCGTCGGAACATCGGTCCGTTGAGGAGACCTACAATCGGAAAAATATGTAGAGATGACATACCTTGTTAAGTGCATATTGTACAGACCTACGATGGACATCAGAGCCGAATTGGTGTTGATAATAGTGGTGATCTCGGAAGAATTGATCCCTAGATCATGAAGCCGTTCCCGGAAGAGCAACCCAAACTGTTGAAGAGCCGGGAATGTGCATAGCTACAATGAAGATCAAGGTTAGGTAATCGACCAGACAAGGAAGCACATGGATACTTACATTCGAGCATCCAGCTGCCAGGACCACCATCCATCCCCAGCCTCCATCCGGAGGGATGAAGTCTGTTCCTAGCATAGGTTTGGCGGGCTTCTTCTCCTTAATCTTGCTGTCGGTGTCTGGCTTGACAACGGCGGTAGACATGATGACGACCCGGCGCTTGCAAGCTCTGGATGACGCGTATTCTTCTGTTTGCAGCAACCTCTGACGTCAGTGACCGGGTGGCGTCgttgaatacctccagaaataggTTAACAAAGGATGAGACGAATCGGTCTAAATTGGACCCTCGAGTGATAATACCACGCACATCGATCGATAACGAGAAAAAACAGCTGTGAAGCTTATCAGCAGCTGCGGAACTACTCGGCGATTTTCGCGCTTACATCTTCACGTCATTCTACCTGAATTTGTAATGACCGGTCAGAACGTGTGCAACGATGTATCGACTGCGGCGATGTGGGAGGGATTTCCATCGGTCTCAGACGGTTGACGTTAATCGGTTAACTAATTACCTGTTTTTCTGTTGAGTTTCTGTCGCACAGTGACTTCCAGTGACAATGTATAGAGACCGACGACGGTCCGGATCGTGCCCAGGTTCGCTGCAAACTGATGAGAACGCGGCCCGGCACGCGGTGTATTATCATTGCAGATTATTAGAAGCAATCAGAAAAGTGCAATAAATGACCGATAGGCTCTCGACGCCGTCAATGCTGTGTGTGCTGGCGACGACGATGCGATGGTGACGATGATAGGAGATTTTTCCGCGTTGCGATTTGAGAGACAATTTGTCAATCGGATGGGGTGCCGCGGTGATGGTGGGATCTGACATTCGATGGATGCGTGTTACAATGGCGAGAGTGGTCCGATAAGTtcttctaggtggattaatccagcTAATCGCGTGCGGGCGGAATGAATGAGGAGATAGTTTAGTGTACAGGGCGAAGCACATGCATCGCCGCCGCCGATTTGAAGAACGAGCCTATCACTAAATAAATTTTCCAATGGGGTTGTGATAGAGAGAGGATTGCATTCAAGGTTCCGATGGAGGTGTGACCTACAACGAGGATTTGCAGATCCTTGAGAAGATGTGCAGTTCTCTGTTCAAACAATTTGGTTTACAAATTTATacaattagaaattctgaaactTCTAAAGAAGTTTTAGTTTTCAAAGTATAGCTTAAGAGAGTTACAAGTTCCAGGTCCTTAGAGACGAGAAAAGGTTTCGCTCTGGCATTCCTGTTCATGGTGGCGCATTGTCCCCGAACGgtagtattgttcgtgcagttgaaaatcggaatttttgacacgcgaaaatcgatgtttctcctaaaccgtgtgtcggacgtacgtcgggcacagtgcgctggatacagggccaggtccgctgtccagcgcactacgtccgacgttagctttcacgaacggattttgagaaaattcgattgtcgggtgtggggaaacttcgggtttcaaccgcgacgacaatatattTGTTCCAT includes:
- the LOC109402074 gene encoding uncharacterized protein LOC109402074, translated to MSTAVVKPDTDSKIKEKKPAKPMLGTDFIPPDGGWGWMVVLAAGCSNLCTFPALQQFGLLFRERLHDLGINSSEITTIINTNSALMSIVGLLNGPMFRRFTFRQVAFFGASLVTLGLALTSMANSFLVYLVTFSVLYGSGVGITASANSLALNTYFKDKRRYATGFSWTATALGPIIAPHIITFLLPRFGVGGTVLIFAGFAMNAIVCSLLLQPVHWHAKPLPPPDVEEAKLEAQRCQYCQSQTRPLRKDHSVLSSQYLYNADDACTTGYEIIDPGTPMLSRANDGWYGSRMNLGTPSRAPSSRPSYANLSSAVERYPKTVTERQYQADNNSAKGGFRKRSNTFSREKDVLKMASSKLEQILDHESCCHCTCEEDRKALPVDPVQEEDDPAPPPLSLLQKVVIFFDLDLLKDLVYVNIMVGITLANFAELNFSVLTPFVLGDFGLTKEQIALAMSFLGAMDIFCRFTIPFIAGKIGWENRTFFLFGVLNMALGRVVLAHFHSYPVVMAVACWIGFNKGLRTVFMALAIPSHVPLERLPGATGIQLLFSGLFYLFVGPVIGFIRDRTNYTITLHCLNLATYAMAISWAVEMYYLTPRRLQRQAHQEAQNGIRTEQEQREHLLQKQKQDVIVSR